A stretch of Glandiceps talaboti chromosome 18, keGlaTala1.1, whole genome shotgun sequence DNA encodes these proteins:
- the LOC144449263 gene encoding uncharacterized protein LOC144449263 has product MNTSYTDDEVLYGMNLSAALGLNFTSDDDMMKFYKLSGTEKICGILVVILIVPVIIIGVFGNLTVCWVVATVKKLQTPANIQLVMLAVVDFANCIIPAPTLLFRAVYVLVHANALSVDDTIYNVTSTPICHILRFIQYLALETSACMLTSLTITRAMGMSGKFSREIIKKCIIVSLIASTLFGSGVSFGLVMSTYFCESIIEDVPFRNKLSKQLELVVIASMVISQITTTVVYIGITICKKRHRNATKEIFKDVSKSLDKRDMATIRICFLLITFIFVSYLPIIVVLAFKQSDSIGDKIPFLYAWVQIAIVFANSAINPVVYALMSDNFRSNLCFVRRRRLQKKPQPQKATRSQSTSKILDHIKLSVISNGQSSDDIINLDIDQVCQSAGDIKLGDVNIDFECD; this is encoded by the coding sequence ATGAATACATCATATACAGATGATGAAGTCTTGTATGGCATGAATTTGTCTGCTGCATTGGGACTAAATTTCACCTCGGATGATGACATGATGAAGTTTTACAAATTGAGTGGAACTGAGAAGATATGCGGTATCCTAGTCGTCATTCTGATTGTGCCCGTCATCATCATCGGGGTGTTTGGTAACTTAACTGTCTGCTGGGTTGTTGCTACGGTGAAGAAGCTACAAACACCTGCCAACATTCAACTTGTCATGTTAGCTGTTGTTGACTTTGCAAACTGTATAATTCCAGCTCCAACATTGCTTTTCAGAGCAGTCTATGTATTGGTGCATGCTAATGCATTGAGTGTTGACGATACTATCTATAACGTTACATCAACACCCATATGCCACATACTTAGATTCATTCAATATTTAGCATTGGAAACATCGGCGTGTATGCTTACAAGTTTAACTATAACACGTGCGATGGGCATGAGTGGGAAATTCAGTCGAGaaatcattaaaaaatgtattatagTGTCACTAATTGCTAGCACGCTTTTTGGCAGTGGTGTTTCATTTGGGTTAGTAATGTCCACTTATTTCTGTGAAAGCATTATAGAGGATGTTCCTTTTCGCAATAAATTAAGCAAGCAACTAGAACTTGTTGTAATAGCTTCAATGGTCATATCACAGATTACCACAACTGTTGTCTATATTGGTATCACCATTTGCAAAAAACGTCATCGAAATGCTACTAAGGAAATCTTTAAAGACGTTAGCAAGTCTTTGGATAAACGAGATATGGCAACGATTCGTAtatgttttcttttaataaCATTCATTTTTGTGTCTTATCTACCGATAATTGTAGTTTTAGCGTTTAAACAGTCAGATTCTATCGGGGACAAAATACCCTTTCTTTATGCCTGGGTTCAGATTGCTATTGTATTCGCAAATAGTGCCATAAATCCTGTTGTGTACGCACTCATGTCTGACAATTTCCGTTCAAATTTATGCTTCGTAAGACGACGAAGGTTACAGAAAAAACCTCAACCTCAGAAGGCAACAAGAAGTCAATCGACATCCAAGATACTCGATCACATCAAGTTATCAGTTATCTCGAATGGTCAGTCTTCAGATGACATTATTAATTTAGATATTGACCAGGTTTGTCAAAGTGCTGGGGACATCAAGTTGGGAGATGTTAATATTGACTTTGAATGTGATTAA
- the LOC144449264 gene encoding uncharacterized protein LOC144449264, which translates to MNSRSLLQLARWRYGVRYLSTKGRQQVVILGSGWGSYSVLKNINKSLYDVIVVSPRNHFLFTPLLASTTVGTLEFRSIIEPIRNTGFRKTDHFHSSHAIELDTNKKVIKCQSVISADNIYDIPYDKLVIGVGALPSTFGVPGVEEHAFFLKELSDARKIRNRILDNFELALQPGVSEEKRRQLLNVVIVGGGPTGVEFGAELYDFVKEDVSRIYKEEIDYIGVTLVEGNKILASFDQRLQSYAEKKISQRDKMRLLQSTVTEVCPDGVKLVDGSFLPAGLIVWSTGLAPRAFIKSLDLPKNRQGQLLTDRHLRVQGVPDGSVYALGDCADIENNALATTAQVAERQGRYLAKSLSSNSNEPFKYQHTGMLAYIGKYEGLADTPAVKAQGFHSWVLWRSAYLTRLGSWRLRMQVPMDWTKTFLWGRDTSRF; encoded by the exons ATGAATTCTAGGAGCCTGTTACAACTTGCAAGATGGCGATATGGTGTTCGGTATCTCAGCACAAAAGGCAGGCAACAGGTAGTTATTCTAGGCAGTGGTTGGGGCAGTTACAGCGTTCTTAAAAATATCAACAAGTCATTGTATGATGTTATAGTTGTTAGTCCGAGGAACCATTTCCTGTTTACTCCACTGTTGGCCAGTACAACTGTTGGAACATTGGAATTCAG GAGTATCATAGAACCAATACGTAACACAGGTTTCAGGAAAACGGACCATTTTCATTCTTCCCATGCCATTGAACTTGATACCAACAAGAAG GTTATAAAGTGCCAAAGTGTGATATCAGCTGACAATATTTATGACATTCCATATGATAAATTAGTTATTGGTGTGGGTGCCTTGCCTAGTACTTTTGGCGTACCAGGCGTGGAAGAGCATGCATTCTTTCTCAAG gagTTAAGTGATGCACGTAAAATTCGTAATAGAATTTTGGATAATTTTGAGTTGGCCTTACAACCTGGTGTGAGTGAAGAAAAAAGACGACAGTTACTGAATGTAGTAATAGTTGGAGGAGGACCTACTGGGGTAGAATTTGGTGCTGAACTCTATGACTTTGTCAAGGAG GATGTTTCTCGGATATACAAAGAGGAGATAGACTACATTGGTGTGACCTTAGTGGAAGGAAACAAAATACTTGCAAGTTTTGACCAACGATTACAGAGTTATGCTGAAAAGAAAATAAGTCAGCGAGATAAAATGAGACTTTTACAGTCTACTGTAACAG AGGTCTGTCCAGATGGTGTGAAGTTAGTAGATGGTAGTTTCCTACCAGCTGGTTTAATTGTATGGTCCACAGGACTAGCTCCAAG GGCCTTCATTAAAAGTTTAGACCTACCGAAGAATCGCCAAGGTCAATTACTAACAGACAGACATCTCAGAGTTCAAGGTGTACCCGATGGTTCTGTTTATGCACTTGGTGACTGTGCtgatattgaaaacaatgcatTGGCAACCACTGCTCAG GTTGCTGAGCGACAAGGACGGTATCTCGCCAAATCACTGAGCAGTAATTCAAATGAACCTTTTAAATATCAACATACCGGTATGTTAGCATACATCGGCAAATATGAAGGGTTGGCAGACACTCCTGCAGTCAAAGCACAAG GTTTTCATTCCTGGGTCCTCTGGAGATCAGCCTATCTGACTCGTCTTGGCAGTTGGAGACTTAGGATGCAAGTACCAATGGACTGGACGAAAACATTCTTATGGGGAAGAGATACATCAAGATTTTGA